One stretch of Azotosporobacter soli DNA includes these proteins:
- the ftsY gene encoding signal recognition particle-docking protein FtsY: MGFFDRLKSGLEKTRKSFTEKIEQLVVGYATIDDEFLDDVEAVLLSADVGVKTTVTLMTEIRKGIKAKEINTPEDLQPFLQAKISAMLETGSNMLNVAAEGPTVIIVVGVNGVGKTTTIGKLGQYYSEAGQKVMLAAGDTFRAAAIDQLEIWAERTGAELIKHSEGADPAAVAFDAVQSAKARGVDILIIDTAGRLHTKSNLMEELKKINRVIGREIPSAPHETLLVLDATTGQNAVNQAKIFGEAVQLSGVVLTKLDGTAKGGVVVAIKNELNVPVKWIGVGEAAADLRPFDPKEFSRALFGDK, translated from the coding sequence TTGACGATGAATTTCTTGACGATGTCGAAGCGGTATTGTTATCGGCTGATGTTGGCGTTAAGACGACCGTGACTCTGATGACGGAAATTCGCAAGGGGATCAAGGCAAAGGAAATCAATACGCCGGAAGATTTACAGCCCTTTTTACAGGCGAAGATCAGTGCCATGCTGGAAACGGGAAGCAATATGCTCAATGTCGCGGCCGAAGGTCCGACAGTCATTATTGTTGTTGGCGTCAACGGCGTAGGCAAGACGACGACGATCGGTAAACTGGGACAGTATTACAGCGAAGCTGGACAAAAGGTTATGCTTGCAGCCGGGGACACTTTTCGCGCGGCAGCGATTGATCAATTGGAAATATGGGCCGAGCGAACCGGAGCAGAGCTGATTAAGCACAGCGAAGGAGCGGATCCGGCTGCCGTCGCATTTGATGCAGTCCAGTCGGCTAAGGCGCGCGGCGTTGATATACTTATCATTGATACCGCTGGTCGCTTGCATACCAAATCGAACCTGATGGAAGAATTGAAAAAGATCAATCGCGTAATCGGGCGTGAAATTCCGTCTGCGCCGCATGAGACATTATTGGTGCTCGATGCGACGACCGGGCAGAATGCGGTCAATCAGGCGAAGATTTTTGGCGAAGCGGTGCAGCTGAGCGGAGTTGTTCTGACAAAACTCGATGGGACAGCCAAAGGCGGCGTTGTTGTGGCAATCAAGAATGAATTAAATGTGCCGGTCAAATGGATCGGTGTCGGCGAAGCGGCCGCTGATCTACGGCCGTTTGATCCAAAAGAGTTTTCTCGAGCTTTGTTTGGTGACAAGTAA
- a CDS encoding KH domain-containing protein yields the protein MKELVGIIAKSLVKNPDQVSVTELNDENISVYELRVAPDDMGKVIGKQGRIAKAIRTVVKAGATKKRKKVTVEIL from the coding sequence ATGAAAGAACTCGTGGGAATTATCGCCAAATCGCTAGTCAAAAACCCTGATCAGGTCAGTGTTACCGAGTTGAATGATGAGAACATCTCTGTATACGAACTGCGTGTAGCGCCGGATGACATGGGTAAGGTCATTGGAAAGCAGGGGCGTATTGCCAAGGCGATCCGTACCGTCGTGAAGGCTGGGGCTACGAAGAAGCGCAAAAAAGTGACAGTCGAGATTCTCTAA
- a CDS encoding YlqD family protein, producing MDSITLKCPVTIKARVTEELKKTMAAEIQDGLKKADMELQQIEFHAKRVLSEQAKMDAQGLISLRQQIEGEKQKRLEFKQHMTDKLKDTAELEIGSEIVQGTLEQIVTVKVGDDLHKYMATEILLEDGKVVALRS from the coding sequence ATGGATAGCATTACATTAAAATGTCCGGTGACGATTAAGGCGCGCGTGACGGAAGAATTGAAAAAGACGATGGCGGCTGAAATCCAAGACGGGCTGAAAAAAGCGGATATGGAGTTGCAGCAAATCGAATTCCATGCGAAGCGTGTTTTGTCGGAACAGGCGAAAATGGATGCGCAGGGCTTAATTTCGTTGCGCCAGCAAATCGAGGGCGAAAAACAAAAACGTCTAGAATTCAAACAGCATATGACGGATAAACTTAAAGATACGGCTGAACTTGAAATCGGATCTGAAATCGTTCAAGGAACGCTCGAACAAATTGTGACGGTCAAGGTGGGCGATGATCTGCACAAATATATGGCTACGGAAATTCTCCTGGAAGACGGCAAGGTCGTAGCGCTGCGGTCTTAA
- the ffh gene encoding signal recognition particle protein: MVFEGLADKLQQTFKKLRGRGKLTEQDVTEALREVRMALLEADVNFKVVKDFVAKVKERAIGQEVLSSLTPAQFVIKIVNDELTALMGGTQSRLTISSRPPTVVMLVGLQGAGKTTTAGKLAYQLKKQSKRPLLVAADVYRPAAIKQLQVLGEQLDLPVFTLENNLNPVEIAEQAMEYAQTHARDVVIIDTAGRLHINEELMGELKRVKATVKPHEILLVVDAMTGQDAVNVAESFNADLGLDGVILTKLDGDARGGAALSIKAVTGCPIKYVGMGEKLEALEPFHPDRMASRILGMGDVLSLIEKAESAFDLEQAKAMERKMRKDDFNLDDFLEQMQQVKKLGPLEDLLGMLPGMGNLKQMKDVKIDEKEVARVEAIIRSMTRKERLNPSIINGSRRKRIAIGSGTRIQEVNKLLKQFEEARKMMKRFKDMQKSGRKFLGGMKLPFMQ, translated from the coding sequence ATGGTTTTTGAAGGCTTAGCCGATAAACTGCAACAGACGTTTAAAAAGCTGCGTGGACGCGGCAAATTAACAGAACAAGACGTAACCGAAGCATTACGCGAGGTCCGGATGGCTTTGCTTGAAGCTGACGTTAACTTTAAAGTGGTCAAGGACTTCGTTGCCAAAGTCAAGGAACGTGCAATTGGGCAAGAAGTGCTGAGCAGTTTGACCCCGGCACAGTTTGTGATCAAGATCGTCAACGATGAACTGACCGCGCTGATGGGCGGGACGCAAAGCCGTCTGACGATTTCTTCGCGGCCGCCGACGGTCGTGATGCTGGTTGGTTTGCAAGGCGCCGGCAAGACGACGACAGCCGGAAAACTGGCTTATCAACTCAAGAAACAAAGCAAACGTCCGCTCTTGGTCGCAGCCGATGTGTACCGTCCGGCCGCTATCAAGCAGCTTCAGGTTCTTGGCGAGCAACTGGATTTGCCTGTTTTTACGCTGGAGAACAACCTGAATCCGGTTGAGATTGCCGAGCAGGCGATGGAATATGCGCAGACCCATGCGAGAGACGTCGTGATTATTGACACCGCCGGTCGCCTGCATATCAATGAAGAATTGATGGGTGAACTGAAACGGGTAAAAGCGACTGTGAAGCCGCATGAGATCTTACTGGTCGTCGATGCGATGACAGGACAGGATGCGGTGAACGTCGCGGAGTCATTCAATGCCGACCTTGGATTGGATGGCGTCATTCTTACAAAACTTGACGGTGATGCAAGAGGCGGCGCCGCTTTATCCATTAAAGCGGTTACCGGGTGTCCGATAAAATATGTTGGTATGGGTGAAAAATTGGAGGCGCTTGAGCCGTTTCATCCCGACCGAATGGCATCGCGTATTCTCGGAATGGGCGATGTGCTCAGCTTGATTGAAAAAGCGGAGAGCGCGTTTGATCTCGAGCAGGCGAAAGCAATGGAGCGCAAGATGCGCAAGGACGACTTCAATCTCGATGACTTTTTGGAACAGATGCAGCAGGTCAAGAAATTGGGCCCGCTTGAGGATCTTCTCGGCATGTTGCCTGGTATGGGCAACCTAAAGCAGATGAAGGATGTCAAGATCGACGAGAAAGAAGTGGCCCGAGTCGAAGCGATCATACGTTCGATGACGCGTAAGGAAAGACTTAACCCTAGCATCATTAATGGCAGTCGGCGTAAAAGGATTGCCATCGGTAGCGGTACGCGCATTCAGGAAGTGAATAAACTGCTCAAGCAGTTTGAAGAAGCGCGCAAGATGATGAAACGATTCAAAGATATGCAAAAGAGCGGTCGCAAGTTCCTTGGCGGAATGAAATTGCCGTTCATGCAATAG
- the rpsP gene encoding 30S ribosomal protein S16, giving the protein MAVKIRLKRMGAKKSPFYRVVVADSRFPRDGRFIENIGHYDSTVEPAIVKLDEEKAISWMQKGAQPTDTVRALFSKAGIMTKWDEMKRSK; this is encoded by the coding sequence GTGGCTGTAAAAATCCGTTTGAAGCGCATGGGCGCTAAGAAAAGTCCTTTCTACCGTGTAGTTGTTGCTGATTCCCGTTTTCCTCGTGATGGTCGTTTCATCGAAAACATTGGCCATTACGACTCGACTGTGGAACCGGCTATCGTTAAGCTTGACGAAGAAAAGGCCATCAGCTGGATGCAGAAAGGTGCTCAACCCACCGATACTGTACGAGCACTGTTCAGTAAGGCTGGCATCATGACAAAATGGGACGAGATGAAGCGTTCTAAGTAA
- the ylxM gene encoding YlxM family DNA-binding protein, with product MLERILWLGKLVDAYGSLLTERQQLCLELHYDQDLSLGEIAEQLNVSRQAVHDMLKRSELQLQEYEDKLGLVNRQQRQLALLQQTASLLADLPEALKTDGRIIEAAKRIQKLLELPDEV from the coding sequence ATGTTGGAAAGAATATTGTGGCTGGGAAAACTGGTCGATGCCTATGGATCGTTATTGACGGAGCGTCAGCAACTTTGCCTGGAACTTCATTATGATCAGGATTTGTCGTTAGGTGAGATTGCCGAGCAGTTGAATGTCTCGCGCCAAGCGGTGCATGATATGCTGAAACGTTCCGAACTGCAATTGCAGGAATATGAAGATAAACTTGGTCTTGTGAATCGGCAGCAGCGCCAGTTGGCACTGTTGCAACAAACGGCTTCACTGCTGGCGGATCTTCCCGAAGCGCTGAAGACGGATGGACGGATCATAGAAGCGGCCAAGCGGATACAAAAATTGCTAGAATTACCGGATGAGGTGTAG